A part of Prionailurus viverrinus isolate Anna chromosome E1, UM_Priviv_1.0, whole genome shotgun sequence genomic DNA contains:
- the TRPV1 gene encoding transient receptor potential cation channel subfamily V member 1 isoform X6: protein MGALVGILRIVSQASGLFLVLWPVLPSCLQAASQATTDLTRMKKWGSSDSGESEEPPQEDSCSDPLDGDPNSRPAPAKPHIFPTAKSRSRLFGKCDSEEASPMDCSYEEGQLASCPAITVSPVVIIQKHEDGPTCDRQSSQDSAPAGSEKNLKLYDRRKIFEAVAQNNCEELQSLLLFLQKSQKHLMDSEFKDPETGKTCLLKAMLNLHDGQNDTIPLLLEIARQTDSLKEFVNASYTDSYYKGQTALHIAIERRNMALVTLLVENGADVQAAANGDFFKKTKGRPGFYFGELPLSLAACTNQLGIVKFLLQNSWQPADISARDSVGNTVLHALVEVADNTADNTKFVTSMYNEILILGAKLHPTLKLEELTNKKGLTPLALAARSGKIGVLAYILQREIQEPECRHLSRKFTEWAYGPVHSSLYDLSCVDTCEKNSVLEVIAYSSSDTPIQYFLQRRPSLKTLFVDSYSEMLFFVQSLFMLGTVVLYFCHHKEYVASMVFSLAMGWTNMLYYTRGFQQMGIYAVMIEKMILRDLCRFMFVYLVFLFGFSTAVVTLIEDGKNNSVPAESTSHRWRGPGCRPPDSSYNSLYSTCLELFKFTIGMGDLEFTENYDFKAVFIILLLAYVILTYILLLNMLIALMGETVNKIAQESKNIWKLQRAITILDTEKSFLKCMRKAFRSGKLLQVGYTPDGKDDYRWCFRVDEVNWTTWNTNVGIINEDPGNCEGIKRTLSFSLRSGRVSGRNWKNFALVPLLRDTSTRERHPGQPEEVHLRHFAGSLKPEDAEVFKDPAALGEK, encoded by the exons ATGGGTGCTCTGGTTGGGATATTAAGAATTGTGAGTCAGGCATCAGGTTTATTCTTGGTTTTGTGGCCAGTCCTACCAA GCTGCCTGCAGGCTGCCTCTCAGGCCACAACGGATCTGACAAGGATGAAGAAATGGGGGAGCTCAGACTCAGGGGAGTCTGAGGAGCCACCCCAAGAGGACTCCTGCTCAGACCCCTTGGATGGAGACCCTAACTCCAGGCCAGCTCCAGCCAAACCCCACATCTTCCCCACGGCCAAGAGCCGCAGTCGGCTTTTTGGGAAATGCGACTCGGAGGAAGCTTCTCCTATGGACTGCTCTTACGAGGAAGGCCAGCTAGCCTCCTGCCCAGCCATCACCGTCAGCCCTGTTGTCATCATCCAGAAGCATGAGGATGGCCCCACCTGTGACAG GCAGTCTTCCCAGGACTCTGCTCCTGCTGGGTCTGAGAAGAACCTCAAGCTGTATGATCGCAGGAAGATCTTTGAAGCCGTCGCTCAGAATAACTGTGAGGAGCTGCAGAGTCTGCTGCTCTTCCTGCAGAAGAGCCAGAAGCACCTCATGGACAGCGAGTTCAAAG ACCCAGAGACTGGGAAGACCTGTCTGCTGAAAGCCATGCTCAACCTGCACGATGGGCAGAATGATACCATTCCCCTGCTCCTGGAGATTGCCCGGCAGACGGACAGCCTGAAGGAGTTTGTCAACGCCAGTTACACAGACAGCTACTACAAGG GCCAGACGGCCCTGCACATTGCCATTGAGAGGCGGAACATGGCACTAGTGACCCTCCTAGTGGAGAACGGGGCAGACGTCCAGGCTGCAGCCAACGGGGACTTCTTTAAGAAAACCAAAGGGCGGCCCGGCTTCTACTTTG GTGAGctgcccctctccttggctgCATGTACCAACCAGCTGGGCATCGTGAAGTTCCTGCTGCAGAACTCTTGGCAGCCAGCAGACATCAGTGCCCGGGACTCGGTGGGCAACACAGTGCTGCATGCGCTGGTGGAGGTGGCCGACAACACAGCCGACAACACTAAGTTTGTGACGAGCATGTACAATGAGATTCTGATCCTGGGGGCCAAGCTCCACCCTACACTGAAGCTGGAGGAGCTCACCAACAAGAAGGGGCTGACGCCACTGGCTCTGGCTGCCAGGAGTGGGAAGATTGGG GTCTTGGCCTATATTCTTCAGAGGGAGATCCAGGAGCCCGAGTGCAGGCACCTGTCCAGGAAGTTCACCGAGTGGGCCTACGGGCCTGTGCACTCCTCACTCTACGACCTGTCCTGCGTCGACACTTGCGAGAAGAACTCAGTGCTAGAAGTGATCGCCTACAGCAGCAGTGACACCCCC ATTCAATATTTCCTGCAGAGGCGGCCATCTCTGAAGACCTTGTTTGTGGACAGCTACAGTGAGATGCTTTT CTTTGTGCAGTCACTGTTCATGCTGGGGACCGTGGTGCTGTACTTCTGCCACCACAAGGAGTACGTGGCCTCCATGGTGTTCTCCCTGGCCATGGGCTGGACCAACATGCTCTACTACACCCGCGGCTTCCAGCAGATGGGCATCTATGCTGTTATGATTGAGAAG ATGATCCTGAGAGACCTGTGTCGCTTCATGTTTGTCTACCTTGTTTTCTTGTTCGGGTTTTCCACAG CGGTGGTGACACTGATTGAGGATGGGAAGAATAATTCTGTGCCGGCTGAGTCCACATCGCACAGGTGGCGAGGGCCTGGCTGCCGGCCACCCGACAGCTCCTACAACAGCCTGTACTCCACGTGTCTGGAGCTCTTCAAGTTCACCATTGGTATGGGCGACCTGGAGTTCACCGAGAACTATGACTTCAAGGCTGTCTTCATCATCTTGCTGCTGGCCTACGTGATTCTCACCTATATCCTCCTGCTCAACATGCTCATCGCCCTCATGGGTGAGACCGTCAACAAGATCGCGCAGGAGAGCAAAAACATCTGGAAGCTACAG AGAGCCATCACCATCCTGGACACGGAGAAGAGCTTCCTTAAGTGTATGAGGAAGGCCTTCCGCTCAGGCAAGCTGTTGCAAGTGGGGTACACACCTGATGGCAAGGATGACTACAGGTGGTGTTTCAG GGTGGATGAGGTCAACTGGACCACCTGGAACACCAATGTGGGCATCATCAATGAAGACCCGGGCAACTGTGAGGGCATCAAGCGCACCCTGAGCTTCTCTCTGCGCTCAGGCAGAG TTTCAGGAAGAAACTGGAAGAATTTTGCCCTGGTTCCCCTCTTAAGAGACACAAGTACAAGAGAAAGGCACCCTGGCCAGCCGGAGGAGGTTCATCTGAGGCACTTTGCAGGTTCCCTCAAGCCAGAAGATGCTGAGGTCTTCAAGGATCCTGCTGCTTTAGGGGAGAAATGA
- the TRPV1 gene encoding transient receptor potential cation channel subfamily V member 1 isoform X3, producing MKKWGSSDSGESEEPPQEDSCSDPLDGDPNSRPAPAKPHIFPTAKSRSRLFGKCDSEEASPMDCSYEEGQLASCPAITVSPVVIIQKHEDGPTCDRQSSQDSAPAGSEKNLKLYDRRKIFEAVAQNNCEELQSLLLFLQKSQKHLMDSEFKDPETGKTCLLKAMLNLHDGQNDTIPLLLEIARQTDSLKEFVNASYTDSYYKGQTALHIAIERRNMALVTLLVENGADVQAAANGDFFKKTKGRPGFYFGELPLSLAACTNQLGIVKFLLQNSWQPADISARDSVGNTVLHALVEVADNTADNTKFVTSMYNEILILGAKLHPTLKLEELTNKKGLTPLALAARSGKIGVLAYILQREIQEPECRHLSRKFTEWAYGPVHSSLYDLSCVDTCEKNSVLEVIAYSSSDTPNRHDMLLVEPLNRLLQDKWDRFVKRIFYFNFFVYCLYMIIFTTAAYYRPVDGLPPYKLKHTVGDYFRVTGEILSVSGGVYFFFRGIQYFLQRRPSLKTLFVDSYSEMLFFVQSLFMLGTVVLYFCHHKEYVASMVFSLAMGWTNMLYYTRGFQQMGIYAVMIEKMILRDLCRFMFVYLVFLFGFSTAVVTLIEDGKNNSVPAESTSHRWRGPGCRPPDSSYNSLYSTCLELFKFTIGMGDLEFTENYDFKAVFIILLLAYVILTYILLLNMLIALMGETVNKIAQESKNIWKLQRAITILDTEKSFLKCMRKAFRSGKLLQVGYTPDGKDDYRWCFRVDEVNWTTWNTNVGIINEDPGNCEGIKRTLSFSLRSGRVSGRNWKNFALVPLLRDTSTRERHPGQPEEVHLRHFAGSLKPEDAEVFKDPAALGEK from the exons ATGAAGAAATGGGGGAGCTCAGACTCAGGGGAGTCTGAGGAGCCACCCCAAGAGGACTCCTGCTCAGACCCCTTGGATGGAGACCCTAACTCCAGGCCAGCTCCAGCCAAACCCCACATCTTCCCCACGGCCAAGAGCCGCAGTCGGCTTTTTGGGAAATGCGACTCGGAGGAAGCTTCTCCTATGGACTGCTCTTACGAGGAAGGCCAGCTAGCCTCCTGCCCAGCCATCACCGTCAGCCCTGTTGTCATCATCCAGAAGCATGAGGATGGCCCCACCTGTGACAG GCAGTCTTCCCAGGACTCTGCTCCTGCTGGGTCTGAGAAGAACCTCAAGCTGTATGATCGCAGGAAGATCTTTGAAGCCGTCGCTCAGAATAACTGTGAGGAGCTGCAGAGTCTGCTGCTCTTCCTGCAGAAGAGCCAGAAGCACCTCATGGACAGCGAGTTCAAAG ACCCAGAGACTGGGAAGACCTGTCTGCTGAAAGCCATGCTCAACCTGCACGATGGGCAGAATGATACCATTCCCCTGCTCCTGGAGATTGCCCGGCAGACGGACAGCCTGAAGGAGTTTGTCAACGCCAGTTACACAGACAGCTACTACAAGG GCCAGACGGCCCTGCACATTGCCATTGAGAGGCGGAACATGGCACTAGTGACCCTCCTAGTGGAGAACGGGGCAGACGTCCAGGCTGCAGCCAACGGGGACTTCTTTAAGAAAACCAAAGGGCGGCCCGGCTTCTACTTTG GTGAGctgcccctctccttggctgCATGTACCAACCAGCTGGGCATCGTGAAGTTCCTGCTGCAGAACTCTTGGCAGCCAGCAGACATCAGTGCCCGGGACTCGGTGGGCAACACAGTGCTGCATGCGCTGGTGGAGGTGGCCGACAACACAGCCGACAACACTAAGTTTGTGACGAGCATGTACAATGAGATTCTGATCCTGGGGGCCAAGCTCCACCCTACACTGAAGCTGGAGGAGCTCACCAACAAGAAGGGGCTGACGCCACTGGCTCTGGCTGCCAGGAGTGGGAAGATTGGG GTCTTGGCCTATATTCTTCAGAGGGAGATCCAGGAGCCCGAGTGCAGGCACCTGTCCAGGAAGTTCACCGAGTGGGCCTACGGGCCTGTGCACTCCTCACTCTACGACCTGTCCTGCGTCGACACTTGCGAGAAGAACTCAGTGCTAGAAGTGATCGCCTACAGCAGCAGTGACACCCCC AATCGCCACGACATGCTTTTGGTGGAACCGCTGAACCGACTCCTGCAGGACAAGTGGGACAGATTTGTCAAGCGCATCTTCTACTTCAACTTCTTCGTCTACTGCTTGTATATGATCATCTTCACCACAGCAGCCTACTACAGGCCTGTGGATGGCTTG CCTCCCTATAAGCTGAAACACACTGTTGGGGACTATTTCCGAGTCACTGGCGAGATTCTTTCTGTATCAGGAGGAGTCTACTTTTTTTTCCGAGGG ATTCAATATTTCCTGCAGAGGCGGCCATCTCTGAAGACCTTGTTTGTGGACAGCTACAGTGAGATGCTTTT CTTTGTGCAGTCACTGTTCATGCTGGGGACCGTGGTGCTGTACTTCTGCCACCACAAGGAGTACGTGGCCTCCATGGTGTTCTCCCTGGCCATGGGCTGGACCAACATGCTCTACTACACCCGCGGCTTCCAGCAGATGGGCATCTATGCTGTTATGATTGAGAAG ATGATCCTGAGAGACCTGTGTCGCTTCATGTTTGTCTACCTTGTTTTCTTGTTCGGGTTTTCCACAG CGGTGGTGACACTGATTGAGGATGGGAAGAATAATTCTGTGCCGGCTGAGTCCACATCGCACAGGTGGCGAGGGCCTGGCTGCCGGCCACCCGACAGCTCCTACAACAGCCTGTACTCCACGTGTCTGGAGCTCTTCAAGTTCACCATTGGTATGGGCGACCTGGAGTTCACCGAGAACTATGACTTCAAGGCTGTCTTCATCATCTTGCTGCTGGCCTACGTGATTCTCACCTATATCCTCCTGCTCAACATGCTCATCGCCCTCATGGGTGAGACCGTCAACAAGATCGCGCAGGAGAGCAAAAACATCTGGAAGCTACAG AGAGCCATCACCATCCTGGACACGGAGAAGAGCTTCCTTAAGTGTATGAGGAAGGCCTTCCGCTCAGGCAAGCTGTTGCAAGTGGGGTACACACCTGATGGCAAGGATGACTACAGGTGGTGTTTCAG GGTGGATGAGGTCAACTGGACCACCTGGAACACCAATGTGGGCATCATCAATGAAGACCCGGGCAACTGTGAGGGCATCAAGCGCACCCTGAGCTTCTCTCTGCGCTCAGGCAGAG TTTCAGGAAGAAACTGGAAGAATTTTGCCCTGGTTCCCCTCTTAAGAGACACAAGTACAAGAGAAAGGCACCCTGGCCAGCCGGAGGAGGTTCATCTGAGGCACTTTGCAGGTTCCCTCAAGCCAGAAGATGCTGAGGTCTTCAAGGATCCTGCTGCTTTAGGGGAGAAATGA